Below is a window of Gloeocapsa sp. DLM2.Bin57 DNA.
TAATTAAAAAAGTGGGGATGGGCATCGCCTCACTCAAAAACGGTCAATCATCTCTTAAGGTGAAAGACAAGAAGCCTACAGCGTAATCTTTGATTCGGTGTAGGAGTATGTCACCCACAAAACCATAGAGTTGTTGATTAGAAAAAGAACTATTCACCAACCATCCCTCTTGGTTAACAGGGGTTAATTCTCTGATATCCCCAGGTTGAATAGCCAATTCTTTATTAAGAATAGTTACAGCCCCTTGACTAGGAGCTAGTCCTAAAGGTAATCTTCCTCCAGGAAAATCTAGGGTAATTTGTTGAACACCCGGACGATAAGTAGATATAGGGAATAATAATCGCTGATTTAGGATAGGAATTACTATAACTGAATCAGCTTTTTCGATACGCCAATAATCTAATATCTGATCTTGGTCATCTTGGAGTTTTTCTCCTATTAAGGTTAACCAAGGTGACTTTATTTCTACAAAACGCGAGAGAGTTTTCCAGAGTTGAGATTTCATAGTATAGAAAAGTTGATAAAATTGTTCTCAAGCTAACTACTTAGCCCTAAATAAACGTTAATTTAATTAACAATTAGTAGAATCTCAAAACCTTTTAAGTAGGGAAGAGCCTATATTAGACTAGTTTTGCAACCAACCCTAATTATACTAGAAAATTTACGTATTGATTGACAATTTCATAGCATCGTTTAAGATCGTCTTGATTTGCTTCTTTGAAATCTTTTAAGAGATACTCTTCTCCAAGTTCTTCCCATTTAAAAGCTCCCATTTGATGAAAGGGAAGAACTTCAAACTTTTCAATAAACTTTTGCTGTTGTTCAAGATTTTTTAAAAATTTGCCAATTTTGTGTAAGTGTTCTTCTCCATCATTAAGATTAGGGACTAGTACAAATCTAATCCAAGTTGGTATTTGATTCTCTTTTAAAAAATTAATTGTATTTAAGCTTGGTTGAATATTAACAGAGGTAATTTTTTTATATATATCCGCATCAATGGCTTTTAAATCCATTAAGACTAAGTCCGCGAGTTTTAAAGCTTGTTGAGTTTTACTCAAGGGAAGGAAGCCACTAGTATCTATGGCAGAGTGAATTCCTTCTTGTTTACATAACTGCAAAAGTTCAACAACAAAATCTGCTTGTACAAGAGGCTCTCCACCAGAGATGGTAATCCCACCTTTACAAGAAGTTAAATAACCTTTATACTTTTTGATTTTGGCAAATAACTCACTAGCAGTACACTGACTATAAGTTGTCCCGTTAAGAGGTAACAAAGAAGTTAGGACTTTATCTTTATGGGAAGAATTAAATTGACTTTTGCCTAGT
It encodes the following:
- a CDS encoding NUDIX hydrolase — translated: MKSQLWKTLSRFVEIKSPWLTLIGEKLQDDQDQILDYWRIEKADSVIVIPILNQRLLFPISTYRPGVQQITLDFPGGRLPLGLAPSQGAVTILNKELAIQPGDIRELTPVNQEGWLVNSSFSNQQLYGFVGDILLHRIKDYAVGFLSFTLRDD
- a CDS encoding radical SAM protein: MSQKDSTLGFIHSTHALGTVDGPGLRFLVFLQGCLLKCVYCHNPDSIKLPKLGKSQFNSSHKDKVLTSLLPLNGTTYSQCTASELFAKIKKYKGYLTSCKGGITISGGEPLVQADFVVELLQLCKQEGIHSAIDTSGFLPLSKTQQALKLADLVLMDLKAIDADIYKKITSVNIQPSLNTINFLKENQIPTWIRFVLVPNLNDGEEHLHKIGKFLKNLEQQQKFIEKFEVLPFHQMGAFKWEELGEEYLLKDFKEANQDDLKRCYEIVNQYVNFLV